Proteins encoded together in one Thermoplasmatales archaeon BRNA1 window:
- a CDS encoding putative phosphoesterase, SbcD/Mre11-related protein has translation MGVRKLRVLPGVTITNDRCLVLDDGPTAVIGDLHLGYESALEADGMFIPRINTDSVRDSLNRILDTYEPSRIVLLGDIKHDFRRSSYGAREEVRSIMKLVSDAAETVVIRGNHDNYLQNILADVGLTAMESIDIGGYHLEHGHVDSGIRPVIIGHEHPSVKIPGELSGGVKLQCYVVAKNEGVIVIPPFSPFASGNDLNPGPDAVMAPALRSCDLEEADIYGVSDLGLIDLGRLEDITRLTI, from the coding sequence ATGGGCGTCAGAAAGCTCCGGGTCCTCCCGGGCGTCACCATCACCAACGACCGCTGCCTCGTCCTCGACGACGGCCCCACCGCGGTGATCGGCGACCTGCATCTCGGCTACGAGAGCGCCCTCGAGGCGGACGGGATGTTCATCCCCCGCATCAACACCGATTCGGTGAGGGACTCCCTCAACCGCATCCTCGACACCTACGAGCCCTCCAGGATCGTTCTCCTGGGGGACATCAAGCACGACTTCCGCCGCTCCAGCTACGGGGCCCGGGAGGAGGTGCGTTCCATCATGAAGCTGGTCTCCGACGCCGCCGAGACCGTCGTCATCAGGGGGAACCACGACAACTACCTCCAGAACATCCTGGCCGACGTCGGCCTTACCGCCATGGAGTCCATCGACATCGGCGGATATCATCTGGAGCACGGCCACGTGGATTCGGGCATCCGCCCGGTCATCATCGGCCACGAGCACCCCTCGGTGAAGATCCCCGGCGAGCTCTCCGGGGGAGTCAAGCTCCAGTGCTACGTTGTGGCGAAGAACGAGGGCGTCATCGTCATCCCCCCGTTCAGCCCCTTCGCCTCCGGCAACGACCTGAACCCCGGGCCGGACGCCGTCATGGCCCCCGCCCTCAGGTCCTGCGACCTGGAGGAGGCGGACATCTACGGCGTCTCCGACCTCGGCCTCATCGACCTGGGGCGTCTGGAGGACATCACAAGGCTCACAATCTGA
- a CDS encoding Single-stranded DNA-specific exonuclease produces MSPKLVDELRRAASLLRKAGSVRIVTHIDADGISAGSIAALAVQRLGIPHTLVFEKKITDPVIEGINSCPEDVVWICDLGSAYMSQFTRNGIVVTDHHVPDGKWRSGQSFLDSFRASYQMNPHLYGLNGSYEVCGAGMTYLLAKEIDPRNIDLAYLAVVGAVGDFQDTRESRLVSWNRMILEDAVSNGDVSVEKGIRYFGRESRPIAQFLEHGEDPRAEGLSDDRDGCLALLEGYGIEQFAEDGTRRTWADLDASERAVLTDAVSERIPDEADRARLVGEVYTVNRYELHSGLHDVKEFSTVLNSCGRYDDAETGARLCMGDLSALKDAERNRRDHRKNISVALQMVKDNHLIRRRKYLQYFDAGTDIRETVVGIVAGMVLSSDEADPYLPIIAFAAADDGIKVSARASRPLISKGLDLSQIMKDAAEAVGGLGGGHSVAAGATIPEGTQERFLDEVEKLVSRQISS; encoded by the coding sequence ATGTCCCCGAAGCTCGTGGACGAGCTCCGGAGGGCCGCCTCCCTCCTGAGGAAGGCGGGCAGCGTACGCATCGTCACACACATCGATGCCGACGGGATCTCCGCGGGATCCATAGCCGCCTTGGCGGTGCAGAGGCTCGGGATCCCCCACACCCTGGTCTTCGAGAAGAAGATCACCGACCCCGTGATTGAGGGGATAAATTCCTGCCCGGAGGACGTAGTGTGGATCTGCGACCTGGGGTCCGCATACATGTCCCAGTTTACCAGGAACGGGATAGTCGTGACCGACCACCACGTCCCCGACGGAAAGTGGAGGTCTGGACAGTCGTTCCTGGATTCCTTCAGGGCATCCTACCAGATGAACCCCCACCTCTACGGCCTGAACGGCTCGTACGAGGTCTGCGGTGCGGGGATGACCTATCTCCTGGCGAAGGAGATCGACCCCCGGAACATCGACCTGGCGTACCTGGCGGTCGTGGGTGCCGTGGGGGACTTCCAGGACACCCGCGAATCCAGGCTGGTGAGCTGGAACCGCATGATCCTGGAGGATGCCGTCTCCAACGGCGACGTCTCCGTGGAGAAGGGGATCCGCTACTTCGGGAGGGAATCCCGCCCAATCGCACAGTTCCTTGAGCACGGGGAGGACCCCCGTGCGGAGGGGTTATCCGACGACAGGGACGGATGTCTGGCACTGTTGGAGGGATACGGCATAGAGCAGTTCGCCGAGGACGGTACGAGGCGCACCTGGGCCGATCTGGATGCCTCCGAGAGGGCGGTACTGACGGACGCCGTCTCGGAGAGGATCCCCGACGAGGCGGACCGCGCCCGTCTGGTGGGCGAGGTGTACACCGTCAACCGCTACGAGCTCCATTCAGGACTGCATGACGTGAAGGAATTCTCGACGGTCCTGAATTCATGCGGGAGATACGACGACGCGGAGACCGGCGCCAGGCTCTGCATGGGGGACCTATCAGCCCTCAAGGATGCCGAGAGGAACCGCCGCGACCACCGTAAGAACATCTCCGTCGCCCTGCAGATGGTGAAGGACAACCACCTGATCCGCAGGAGGAAGTACCTCCAGTACTTCGATGCTGGCACTGATATAAGGGAAACCGTCGTGGGCATCGTGGCGGGGATGGTCCTGAGCTCGGACGAGGCAGACCCCTACCTCCCCATAATCGCTTTCGCAGCCGCCGACGACGGCATCAAGGTCTCCGCCAGGGCTTCCCGCCCGCTGATCTCGAAGGGACTGGACCTCTCCCAGATCATGAAGGATGCCGCCGAGGCCGTGGGAGGCCTGGGCGGAGGCCACAGCGTGGCAGCCGGGGCCACCATCCCCGAGGGTACCCAGGAGAGGTTCCTGGACGAGGTCGAGAAGCTGGTCTCCAGGCAGATCTCGTCGTGA
- a CDS encoding ornithine carbamoyltransferase, with product MGKRNLISVLDMKDEWPALVDLAIKLKKGRGHHGDPLAGKTLAMMFEKPSTRTRTSFDVAITELGGHALYLDVTKMQMGHGETVEDTARVLSRFVHGIMYRAFDYKMMDKLGEWTTVPVISGLDDLEHPCQALADMVTIKEKKGELRGKKLVYLGDGNNVCNSLLYACAILGVDMVACCPATRMPNAEIMLGAARIADANGSKIIASHEPTEACVDADVLYTDTWISMGDNTPVEAAVKLFHKYQINDDLLSIAKPDCIVMHCLPAHRGQEITNEVIEGPHSVVFDQAENRLHAQKAVLYTLMKD from the coding sequence ATGGGAAAGAGGAACCTTATTTCCGTACTAGACATGAAGGACGAGTGGCCGGCGCTCGTCGATCTCGCAATCAAGCTCAAGAAAGGGCGCGGGCACCACGGCGACCCCCTCGCGGGCAAGACCCTCGCCATGATGTTCGAGAAGCCCTCCACCAGGACCAGGACATCCTTCGACGTGGCGATCACCGAGCTGGGGGGACACGCCCTCTACCTCGACGTTACCAAGATGCAGATGGGGCACGGCGAGACCGTGGAGGACACCGCCAGGGTCCTCTCCCGCTTCGTCCACGGCATCATGTACCGCGCCTTCGACTACAAGATGATGGACAAGCTCGGCGAGTGGACAACTGTGCCAGTCATCTCCGGTCTCGACGACCTCGAGCATCCCTGCCAGGCCCTGGCGGACATGGTCACCATCAAGGAGAAGAAAGGAGAGCTCAGGGGGAAGAAGCTCGTCTACCTCGGGGACGGAAACAACGTCTGCAACTCCCTCCTGTACGCCTGCGCCATCCTCGGTGTCGACATGGTGGCATGCTGCCCCGCGACCAGGATGCCCAACGCGGAGATCATGCTCGGAGCGGCGAGGATCGCCGATGCCAACGGTAGCAAGATCATCGCCTCCCACGAACCCACGGAAGCGTGCGTGGACGCCGACGTCCTGTACACCGACACCTGGATCTCCATGGGCGACAACACCCCCGTGGAGGCGGCAGTCAAACTCTTCCACAAGTACCAGATCAACGACGACCTCCTGTCCATCGCGAAGCCCGACTGCATCGTGATGCACTGCCTCCCCGCACACCGCGGGCAGGAGATCACCAACGAGGTCATCGAGGGTCCGCACAGCGTCGTCTTCGACCAGGCCGAGAACAGGCTCCACGCCCAGAAGGCCGTGCTGTACACCCTGATGAAGGACTGA
- a CDS encoding methyl-coenzyme M reductase, beta subunit — MPKYKDVIDLYDDYGKRIAKGVPLEAISPLRNKAIQKIASLTKRTVVVSLAGIEKALKTGAVGGNNWIAGKEIDAPIVADAEKLAKDIKAMVQVTEDDGTQVIVKDGGKSLTVIVPEARTDAGIEYTTGFTTVAAATTEAIIDRYKVPMYKANMVKAAVWGRYPQTINFVGSNIKSILEVPQNNEGAGFALRNIMSNHVVALVQRNAMQGTALSAIFETCAAYEMGDAVGPFERQHLLSLAYQGLNANNVVYSLVKKNGKTGTVGTVVESLMARAIEDGVIRVKETLPSGYKVYTTDDLPLWNAYAAAGEVAAVMVNVGAARAAQGVPSTVLYYNDLLEHESGLPGTDYGRAEGVGVGMSFFSHSIYGGGGPGLFHGNHVVTRHAKGTLIPAVTAGNCLDGGTQTFSAEATSGVFNTAFGGMPEFNAPMQFVGAEAKKIKNKL, encoded by the coding sequence ATGCCAAAATACAAGGACGTAATAGACCTGTATGATGACTACGGAAAGCGCATCGCTAAAGGTGTGCCTCTGGAAGCCATCAGCCCTCTGCGCAACAAGGCAATCCAGAAAATTGCCTCTCTGACCAAGAGGACCGTCGTCGTCAGCCTTGCCGGAATTGAGAAAGCTCTCAAGACCGGAGCGGTCGGTGGAAACAACTGGATCGCTGGAAAAGAGATCGACGCACCCATCGTCGCCGACGCCGAGAAGCTCGCAAAGGACATCAAAGCCATGGTTCAGGTCACCGAGGATGACGGAACCCAGGTTATCGTTAAGGACGGAGGCAAGAGCCTGACCGTCATCGTGCCCGAGGCAAGGACCGACGCTGGAATCGAGTACACCACCGGATTCACCACCGTCGCCGCAGCCACCACCGAGGCTATCATCGACAGGTACAAAGTCCCGATGTACAAGGCCAACATGGTTAAGGCCGCAGTCTGGGGACGCTACCCGCAGACCATCAACTTCGTTGGATCCAACATCAAATCCATCCTTGAGGTTCCCCAGAACAACGAGGGTGCCGGATTTGCACTCAGGAACATCATGTCCAACCACGTTGTCGCTCTCGTCCAGAGGAACGCCATGCAGGGAACCGCCCTGTCCGCGATCTTCGAGACCTGCGCTGCATACGAGATGGGAGACGCAGTCGGACCCTTCGAGAGGCAGCACCTTCTGTCCCTCGCATACCAGGGACTGAACGCCAACAACGTCGTCTACTCCCTCGTCAAGAAGAACGGAAAGACCGGAACCGTCGGTACCGTCGTCGAGTCCCTCATGGCCCGCGCCATCGAGGACGGCGTCATCCGCGTGAAGGAGACCCTCCCCAGCGGATACAAGGTCTACACCACCGACGACCTGCCGCTCTGGAACGCCTACGCAGCCGCCGGAGAGGTCGCCGCCGTTATGGTCAACGTCGGAGCCGCCCGTGCAGCCCAGGGAGTTCCCTCCACTGTTCTGTACTACAACGACCTGCTTGAGCACGAGTCCGGCCTGCCCGGAACCGACTACGGACGTGCTGAGGGAGTCGGAGTCGGAATGTCCTTCTTCTCTCACTCCATCTACGGAGGAGGTGGACCTGGACTGTTCCACGGAAACCACGTCGTTACCAGGCACGCTAAGGGAACTCTGATCCCCGCAGTCACCGCAGGAAACTGCCTTGACGGTGGAACCCAGACCTTCTCTGCTGAGGCCACCTCTGGTGTCTTCAACACCGCGTTTGGTGGAATGCCCGAGTTCAACGCCCCGATGCAGTTCGTCGGTGCCGAGGCTAAGAAGATTAAGAACAAGCTCTGA
- a CDS encoding Methyl coenzyme M reductase, subunit D — MTNRLLSAQSTEAVLNAIDDIEHIRQVNMSGENLPATINSGPAKGMSNNHTERQIIHVGQQEVELHCLVGAFYIELEVDDKDMLEATVDKIKAACDEHIKDGYSLEIGRYSKYRPSLTDYRSA, encoded by the coding sequence ATGACCAACAGGCTGCTCAGCGCACAGTCGACTGAGGCAGTCCTGAACGCGATCGACGACATCGAGCACATCAGGCAGGTGAACATGTCTGGAGAGAACCTTCCCGCGACCATCAACAGCGGTCCCGCGAAGGGCATGTCCAACAACCACACCGAGCGCCAGATCATCCACGTAGGGCAGCAGGAGGTCGAGCTCCACTGCCTGGTAGGTGCATTCTACATCGAACTCGAAGTCGATGACAAGGATATGCTCGAGGCAACCGTCGATAAGATCAAGGCCGCCTGCGATGAACACATCAAGGACGGATACTCCCTTGAGATCGGCAGATATTCGAAATACAGACCTTCCCTCACTGATTACAGGAGTGCTTAA
- a CDS encoding methyl-coenzyme M reductase, gamma subunit produces the protein MAVKYKRQFYPGQSIPAQNRRRYLDPKVKLKKLRDVPMDDVVRLMGHRAPGEAYKSIHPPIEEGKEPKCPIRELVVPIEGAKHGDRVRYIQFTDSVYFAPISPYQRAWMYMSRWRGVDTGTLSGRQIIEVRERDLEVYAKELIDDETFDPALTGIRGSTVHGHACRLDENGLMFDGWQRYVWDAKKKEVVYKKDQVALPLDKDIYVGKPASMENLKKRTTIFRADGVDMRDDKEVTDFYIRVHWLRTLGGYRPFDVKGE, from the coding sequence ATGGCAGTTAAATACAAGAGACAGTTCTATCCCGGACAGTCCATCCCCGCCCAGAACAGGCGCAGGTACCTGGACCCCAAGGTTAAACTGAAGAAACTCAGGGACGTCCCCATGGATGACGTCGTCAGGCTTATGGGCCACAGGGCCCCCGGAGAGGCATACAAGAGCATCCACCCCCCGATCGAGGAGGGCAAGGAGCCCAAGTGCCCCATCAGGGAGCTCGTCGTTCCCATCGAGGGAGCAAAGCACGGAGACCGTGTCAGGTACATCCAGTTCACCGACTCCGTCTACTTCGCGCCCATCTCCCCCTACCAGAGGGCATGGATGTACATGTCCAGGTGGAGAGGAGTCGACACCGGAACCCTTTCCGGAAGGCAGATCATCGAGGTCCGCGAGAGGGACCTTGAGGTCTACGCGAAAGAGCTCATCGACGATGAGACCTTCGACCCCGCCCTCACCGGAATCAGGGGATCCACCGTCCACGGACACGCATGCAGGCTTGATGAGAACGGACTCATGTTCGACGGCTGGCAGAGGTACGTCTGGGACGCAAAGAAGAAAGAAGTTGTTTACAAGAAGGACCAGGTCGCGCTGCCCCTCGACAAGGACATCTACGTCGGAAAGCCCGCGTCCATGGAGAACCTCAAGAAGCGCACCACCATCTTCAGGGCTGACGGTGTCGACATGAGGGATGACAAAGAAGTGACGGACTTCTACATCAGGGTACACTGGCTCAGAACCCTCGGTGGATACAGGCCGTTCGATGTAAAGGGTGAGTGA
- a CDS encoding methyl-coenzyme M reductase, alpha subunit, translating into MAQKEKLFLEACKKKFKEEPTSMETKYYCYGGWKQSKSKVEFQKEAMEIAKKRGFPMMNEDVGVPLGQRSWMPYQLSHTDIFVEPDDLHCINNPAIQQAWDDIRRTVLVGLDSPHQTIEKRLGKEVTPETINAYLEAVNHTIPGGAIVQEHMAECNPALVYDSYVKVFSGNDELIDEIDPRFVIDINKNFPKDQAEKLKKAMGKTVMQAVRVPTMVGRVMDGATVSRHAAMQISMSFISSYKLAAGEAAIADFAYSAKHLSINMGTMMPARRARGPNEPGGITFGYLGDMVQSDRVYPDDPARSVLETVALGAIIYDQIYLGGYMSGGVGFTQYATAAYTDNILEDYVYHAVDIIKDKYGGFCGVKADDYKKQLQLGDEISSYALEMYERYPAVMETHFGGSQRATVTAASTGIAGAMATGVADNGLNLWYQSMLQHKERTGRLGFYGFDLQDQCGSSNSYSYRSDEGLPMELRGPNYPNYAMNVGHLSGYAGIPKAAHVARGDAFVANPFVKVAFSDKSLIFDFANITKEIGRGGLREFQPAGERTAVIKG; encoded by the coding sequence ATGGCTCAGAAAGAGAAGCTGTTCCTTGAAGCATGCAAGAAGAAGTTCAAGGAGGAACCCACCTCGATGGAGACCAAGTACTACTGCTACGGCGGATGGAAACAGTCCAAATCCAAGGTCGAGTTCCAGAAAGAGGCAATGGAGATCGCCAAGAAGCGTGGCTTCCCCATGATGAACGAGGACGTCGGAGTTCCGCTCGGACAGAGGTCCTGGATGCCCTACCAGCTGTCCCACACGGACATCTTCGTAGAGCCCGATGACCTCCACTGCATCAACAACCCCGCCATCCAGCAGGCTTGGGACGACATCAGGAGGACCGTCCTCGTCGGACTCGACTCCCCTCACCAGACCATCGAGAAGAGGCTTGGAAAAGAGGTCACCCCCGAGACCATCAACGCATACCTCGAGGCCGTCAACCACACCATCCCCGGAGGAGCAATCGTTCAGGAGCACATGGCAGAGTGCAACCCCGCACTCGTCTACGACTCCTACGTCAAGGTCTTCTCCGGAAACGATGAGCTGATCGACGAGATCGACCCCAGGTTCGTCATCGACATCAACAAGAACTTCCCCAAGGACCAGGCTGAGAAGCTCAAGAAGGCAATGGGCAAGACCGTCATGCAGGCTGTCCGCGTCCCGACCATGGTCGGACGTGTCATGGATGGAGCAACCGTCTCCAGGCACGCTGCAATGCAGATCTCCATGTCCTTCATCTCCTCCTACAAACTCGCAGCAGGAGAGGCAGCCATCGCCGACTTCGCATACTCCGCGAAGCACCTGTCCATCAACATGGGAACCATGATGCCCGCCAGGCGTGCCCGTGGACCCAACGAGCCCGGAGGAATCACCTTCGGATACCTCGGTGACATGGTCCAGTCCGACCGCGTCTACCCCGATGACCCCGCCAGGTCTGTCCTCGAGACCGTTGCTCTCGGAGCAATCATCTACGACCAGATCTACCTCGGCGGATACATGTCCGGAGGAGTCGGATTCACCCAGTACGCAACCGCAGCCTACACCGACAACATCCTTGAGGACTACGTCTACCACGCAGTCGACATCATCAAGGACAAGTACGGCGGATTCTGCGGCGTCAAGGCCGACGACTACAAGAAGCAGCTCCAGCTCGGAGACGAGATCTCCTCGTACGCCCTCGAGATGTACGAGAGGTACCCCGCCGTCATGGAGACCCACTTCGGTGGATCCCAGAGGGCAACCGTCACCGCCGCCTCCACCGGTATCGCCGGTGCTATGGCAACCGGAGTCGCCGACAACGGTCTGAACCTCTGGTACCAGTCCATGCTCCAGCACAAGGAAAGGACCGGAAGGCTCGGATTCTACGGCTTCGACCTCCAGGACCAGTGCGGATCCTCGAACTCCTACTCCTACAGGTCCGATGAGGGTCTGCCCATGGAGCTCCGCGGTCCGAACTACCCCAACTACGCGATGAACGTCGGACACCTGTCCGGATACGCGGGAATCCCCAAGGCAGCTCACGTTGCCCGCGGAGACGCCTTCGTTGCCAACCCGTTCGTCAAGGTCGCCTTCTCCGACAAGTCCCTGATCTTCGACTTCGCGAACATCACGAAGGAGATCGGACGCGGTGGACTCAGGGAGTTCCAGCCCGCCGGAGAGAGGACCGCAGTCATCAAGGGATGA
- a CDS encoding putative methanogenesis marker protein 1, whose product MLELNRCPKVSKETGIRVMPTGETLARIRPLMERAGMEKPRDITGLDRLGIPVFSVDRPATREGEKNHFYNGKGPTPEQAEASGIMEAMERYAAEPREDDEIAYGTYEQASDIGLTVNPESLILPMPHRGAWMGQQIAWCEGYEMFRGCPVWVPACAVYHVYKPDEDFQLFRSHTNGIAAGNTMEEAILHALLEDIERDAWSIAEYNETANADVIIGDENSVPGKLLKKFRDAGVEVHLKDITTDIGITTIGAAADDVETKDPEMLTIGVGTHLDPQIACIRALTEVAQSRATHKDGTKINAQLVKKNLELGYEGVKKQNPLWYRKSNKSKLLEDMPNLATDYVLDDIEVVLQHLMDAGFDMVVCNDLTRPETGVPVVRMTVPGLEVFTMDPEREGARLVGMWPPRYV is encoded by the coding sequence ATGTTAGAACTGAACCGCTGCCCGAAGGTCTCGAAGGAGACCGGAATCAGGGTGATGCCCACCGGAGAGACCCTGGCACGGATCAGGCCCCTCATGGAGAGGGCCGGAATGGAGAAGCCCAGGGATATCACCGGTCTCGACCGCTTAGGCATCCCTGTGTTCTCCGTCGACAGGCCCGCCACCCGCGAGGGGGAGAAGAACCACTTCTACAACGGCAAGGGCCCCACCCCGGAGCAGGCCGAGGCCTCCGGCATCATGGAGGCCATGGAGAGGTATGCCGCCGAGCCCCGCGAGGACGATGAGATCGCCTACGGGACCTATGAGCAGGCGTCGGACATCGGACTGACGGTGAATCCCGAGAGCCTCATCCTCCCCATGCCCCACCGCGGTGCATGGATGGGACAGCAAATCGCATGGTGCGAAGGGTACGAGATGTTCAGGGGATGCCCGGTCTGGGTACCCGCCTGTGCCGTTTACCACGTTTACAAACCCGACGAGGACTTCCAGCTGTTCAGGTCCCACACCAACGGTATCGCCGCTGGGAACACCATGGAAGAGGCCATCCTTCACGCACTTCTCGAGGATATCGAAAGGGATGCGTGGTCCATCGCCGAATACAACGAGACCGCCAACGCCGACGTCATCATCGGAGACGAGAACTCCGTCCCGGGGAAGCTCCTGAAGAAGTTCCGCGATGCGGGGGTGGAGGTCCACCTCAAGGATATCACCACCGACATCGGGATAACCACCATCGGTGCCGCCGCGGACGATGTCGAGACGAAGGATCCCGAGATGCTCACCATCGGTGTGGGGACCCACCTCGATCCCCAGATCGCCTGCATCCGTGCACTTACTGAGGTCGCTCAGAGCAGGGCGACCCACAAGGACGGGACCAAGATCAACGCCCAGCTCGTGAAGAAGAACCTCGAGCTCGGTTACGAGGGTGTGAAGAAACAGAACCCTCTGTGGTACAGGAAGAGCAACAAGTCGAAACTGCTCGAGGATATGCCCAATCTCGCCACAGACTACGTCCTGGACGATATAGAGGTCGTCCTTCAGCACCTCATGGATGCCGGATTCGACATGGTCGTCTGCAACGACCTGACCCGTCCGGAGACAGGTGTCCCTGTCGTCAGGATGACGGTGCCGGGCCTGGAGGTCTTCACCATGGATCCAGAGCGCGAGGGCGCGAGACTGGTCGGCATGTGGCCCCCCAGGTACGTCTGA
- a CDS encoding putative membrane protein, translating into MEDGYEYTGRQLAKRYCLLVIALFFMACGIAMSKLAELGTTPISCIPAVLSYSWLTIGAWTIIVNAILIVLEALILRKDFRIFQVLQLAVAFILGIFVDIWVELLSFVDPQTYAAQWFWCILSAVILAFGVFMEVRADTLVAPGEGFVMAVVSKYHIPFPKMKVINDVTMVTLGAILAVSTLGTLRGVREGTIFAAIALGFVIGFYRKYLGGAFDRLLK; encoded by the coding sequence ATGGAAGATGGTTACGAGTACACGGGGAGGCAGCTTGCGAAGCGCTACTGCCTGCTCGTAATAGCCCTCTTCTTCATGGCATGCGGAATCGCAATGTCCAAGTTGGCGGAGCTTGGCACCACCCCGATCTCCTGCATACCTGCGGTTCTGAGCTATTCCTGGCTGACCATCGGGGCATGGACCATCATCGTCAACGCGATACTGATCGTCCTGGAGGCCCTCATCCTAAGGAAGGATTTCCGGATCTTCCAGGTCCTCCAGCTGGCGGTCGCTTTCATCCTCGGGATCTTCGTGGACATTTGGGTTGAACTGCTATCCTTCGTGGACCCCCAGACATATGCCGCACAGTGGTTCTGGTGCATCCTGTCGGCCGTCATCCTGGCTTTCGGGGTTTTCATGGAGGTCCGCGCAGACACATTGGTGGCTCCGGGGGAGGGATTCGTCATGGCCGTGGTCTCGAAGTATCACATCCCCTTCCCGAAAATGAAGGTCATCAACGACGTCACCATGGTAACGCTGGGTGCGATACTCGCAGTCTCCACCCTCGGGACTCTCCGCGGCGTGAGGGAAGGCACCATCTTCGCGGCTATCGCCCTGGGATTCGTCATCGGGTTCTACAGAAAATATCTGGGCGGTGCGTTCGACCGTCTCCTGAAATGA
- a CDS encoding methyl coenzyme M reductase system, component A2: MSRSVELITIDNVSKVFDGNVVLKDFSTTIKTGEIIGLIGRSGSGKSVLLHMLRGNADYKPDKGRVIYHVNRCCSCGNLDVPIEGQPCTKCGGDTQVQNIDYWALGQHDPVREEVRDRIAIMLQRTFALFGDNSVIENVMEALPDNTPKKIEAAFSLLEFVNMTHRTMHIARDLSGGEKQRVVMARQLAKNPLFFLADEPTGTLDPYTAEIIHTKLVKYVKEHNICMIFASHWPEAIESMADRAYWLDGGEVKMEGSPKEIAQKFMEGYHFEKAERNVDVGQPMIRLTDAEKHFFSVVRGVVKAVDGVTFDIGEREVFAIIGLSGAGKTTVSRMIAGLSSATEGKVEVRIGDDWVDMGKEGVEGRGRATPYIGILHQEYTLYPFDTVLENLTTCIGVNMPAELARMKAIQVLMSVGFDKKEVNRILEAYPDTLSVGECQRIAFAQVLIKEPRLVILDEPTGTMDPITKAIVAKSVLRARDTLGETFVVVSHDMDFILNCCDRSVYMKGGKVIAQGLPADIIKQFDFEGNDDEDSMRAKEEAAAAKK; encoded by the coding sequence ATGTCAAGATCGGTAGAACTCATCACCATCGACAACGTATCCAAGGTCTTCGACGGCAACGTGGTTCTAAAGGACTTCAGCACCACCATCAAAACCGGCGAGATCATCGGACTCATAGGACGTTCCGGCTCCGGAAAATCAGTCCTCCTCCACATGCTCAGGGGGAATGCTGACTACAAGCCAGACAAGGGACGCGTCATCTACCACGTGAACCGCTGCTGCAGCTGCGGAAACCTCGATGTCCCCATCGAGGGCCAGCCCTGCACCAAGTGCGGCGGCGACACCCAGGTCCAGAATATCGACTACTGGGCCCTCGGACAGCACGATCCCGTCCGCGAGGAGGTCCGTGACCGCATCGCCATCATGCTCCAGAGGACCTTCGCCCTCTTCGGTGACAACTCCGTCATCGAGAACGTCATGGAGGCACTTCCCGACAATACCCCGAAGAAGATCGAGGCCGCGTTCAGTCTCCTCGAGTTCGTCAACATGACCCACCGCACCATGCACATCGCCCGCGACCTCTCCGGAGGGGAGAAGCAGAGGGTCGTCATGGCGAGGCAGCTGGCGAAGAACCCCCTGTTCTTCCTGGCCGACGAACCTACCGGGACCCTGGACCCCTACACCGCCGAGATCATCCACACCAAGCTGGTCAAGTACGTCAAGGAGCACAACATCTGCATGATATTCGCCAGCCACTGGCCGGAGGCCATCGAGTCCATGGCAGACAGGGCCTATTGGCTCGACGGAGGGGAGGTCAAGATGGAGGGCTCCCCCAAGGAGATCGCCCAGAAGTTCATGGAGGGCTACCACTTCGAGAAGGCCGAGAGGAACGTCGACGTCGGACAGCCCATGATCAGGCTCACCGACGCCGAGAAGCACTTCTTCTCTGTCGTCAGGGGAGTCGTCAAGGCCGTCGACGGAGTCACCTTCGACATCGGCGAGAGGGAGGTCTTCGCCATCATCGGTCTCTCCGGAGCCGGGAAGACCACGGTCTCAAGGATGATCGCGGGACTCTCGTCCGCCACCGAGGGCAAGGTCGAGGTCCGCATCGGAGACGATTGGGTCGACATGGGGAAGGAGGGAGTCGAGGGACGCGGACGCGCCACCCCCTACATCGGAATCCTCCACCAGGAGTACACGCTGTACCCCTTCGACACCGTCCTCGAGAACCTCACCACCTGCATTGGCGTGAACATGCCCGCCGAGCTGGCCAGGATGAAGGCGATCCAGGTCCTCATGAGCGTCGGATTCGACAAGAAGGAGGTCAACAGAATCCTCGAGGCATACCCCGACACTCTGTCGGTGGGAGAGTGCCAGAGGATCGCATTCGCACAGGTTCTGATCAAGGAGCCCAGGCTGGTCATACTCGACGAGCCCACCGGGACCATGGACCCCATCACCAAGGCGATCGTCGCCAAGTCCGTCCTCCGCGCCAGGGACACCCTCGGGGAGACCTTCGTGGTCGTCTCACACGACATGGACTTCATCCTCAACTGCTGCGACCGCTCCGTCTACATGAAGGGCGGGAAGGTCATCGCCCAGGGACTCCCGGCGGACATCATCAAGCAGTTCGACTTCGAGGGCAACGACGACGAGGACTCCATGCGCGCCAAGGAAGAGGCGGCAGCAGCGAAGAAGTGA